One window from the genome of Silvimonas iriomotensis encodes:
- a CDS encoding beta strand repeat-containing protein, with protein sequence MIQAQSGRRAWQVVKLLALPLLASATIALSACNGAADGSTLNGGSGSGSTTPTPTPTPTTTPTPVAVQAASLVVLADKTSLLSGSTDVATLTITALDGSNAVLPNAPITVSSASGILSASTVVTNATGVATVTYTPGQNRANRTEVISLANGTVKSSTAIVVAGTKVLTTIPTGTSLPVGSPQTVNATVTDGKGQLVSGAVVNFAVVGAGGSASLSSATATTNSSGIASVSINGIAAGGVTLNTSVLGATASNTLNVAGANTFAITNPPAQSTLQTNASTNIIVSSATSTTVQFVASIGGFGAGVTPTTSAPVTAGGTVTVSFKSTTSGVATITAFDSANPNVSSSVTIAVSAPASQATAVTLQATPSVLSPSSGSQTSSSVLTIRVTDGSNNGVANVPVALSFTGGPGGGESVSPSYVVTGSSGTGLGVATATFTAGSLPTSQGSPITITATPLVNGTSVPPSSTSIVIGGTAGSVAIGQSNAMTESSDGTTYILPMSVIVADSNGNPMANTTVSLSAWPVAFSVSNIVCPSFASPLPTGERSYTLANEDANENLIADSGEIYSVHQLDNNSFATTTGTPPTAVTSPSRSSTIPPNSAAGTIPATVTTDASGRASFNYTFLKSSAQWIVTRIRATTQVQGTQATAQSVFRLPVLAKDVSPTCTLPPSPYNSYYSGI encoded by the coding sequence GTGATTCAAGCCCAATCCGGTCGCCGGGCATGGCAAGTAGTCAAGCTGCTTGCTTTGCCGCTGTTGGCCAGCGCTACAATCGCACTTAGCGCATGTAATGGTGCTGCCGACGGCAGCACACTCAACGGCGGTTCCGGCAGTGGCTCCACCACACCGACGCCAACACCGACGCCGACTACCACTCCAACGCCGGTTGCCGTACAGGCAGCCAGCCTGGTTGTTCTGGCAGACAAAACCAGCCTGCTATCGGGCAGCACGGATGTGGCAACGCTCACCATTACCGCACTGGACGGCAGTAATGCGGTATTGCCCAACGCACCAATTACCGTCAGCTCCGCCTCCGGCATCTTGAGCGCCAGCACCGTGGTCACCAATGCCACTGGCGTAGCGACCGTGACCTACACCCCGGGTCAGAATCGCGCCAACCGCACCGAAGTCATTTCGCTGGCCAACGGCACAGTGAAAAGCTCAACAGCCATTGTGGTTGCCGGTACCAAAGTGCTGACCACCATCCCGACAGGCACTTCCTTGCCAGTCGGTTCGCCGCAGACCGTCAATGCAACGGTAACCGATGGCAAAGGCCAGTTGGTTAGCGGTGCGGTCGTCAATTTTGCCGTTGTGGGCGCGGGCGGTTCTGCTTCGCTTTCCTCTGCCACGGCCACGACGAACTCCTCCGGGATCGCATCTGTATCCATCAACGGGATTGCCGCCGGCGGCGTAACACTGAATACCAGTGTGCTGGGTGCGACCGCAAGCAACACGCTGAACGTTGCTGGTGCAAACACCTTTGCGATTACCAACCCACCCGCACAGTCCACGCTGCAAACCAACGCATCCACCAATATCATTGTTTCGTCAGCCACTTCTACGACTGTCCAGTTCGTCGCCTCCATTGGTGGCTTTGGCGCGGGTGTTACGCCGACCACCTCCGCACCCGTCACTGCGGGCGGCACGGTTACGGTTTCGTTCAAATCGACGACCAGCGGCGTTGCAACCATCACCGCGTTTGACTCTGCCAATCCGAACGTCAGCAGCAGCGTCACCATCGCGGTGTCTGCTCCCGCATCGCAAGCTACCGCGGTAACACTGCAGGCCACTCCGTCTGTACTGTCCCCAAGCTCCGGTTCGCAAACCAGCTCTTCGGTGCTGACCATCCGTGTTACAGATGGCAGCAACAACGGCGTAGCCAACGTACCAGTCGCACTGTCATTCACAGGCGGCCCGGGCGGCGGCGAATCGGTCTCTCCTTCTTATGTTGTGACAGGTTCCTCCGGTACCGGTCTGGGCGTGGCAACGGCAACCTTTACCGCCGGCAGCCTGCCTACTTCGCAAGGTTCGCCAATCACCATCACTGCAACTCCGTTGGTGAATGGCACGTCCGTACCGCCTTCTTCGACCAGTATTGTCATTGGTGGTACAGCTGGCTCGGTAGCCATTGGGCAATCGAATGCAATGACCGAATCGAGCGACGGCACGACGTACATCTTGCCGATGTCGGTGATTGTGGCTGACTCCAACGGCAACCCGATGGCAAATACGACAGTGAGCTTGTCGGCATGGCCGGTTGCATTCTCGGTGTCCAACATCGTTTGCCCGAGCTTCGCTAGCCCGCTGCCGACTGGCGAGCGTTCTTACACGCTGGCCAACGAAGACGCGAACGAGAACCTGATTGCTGATTCGGGTGAAATCTATTCGGTTCATCAGCTGGACAACAATTCGTTCGCAACAACAACGGGTACGCCGCCGACTGCAGTCACTTCTCCGTCGCGCAGCAGCACCATTCCGCCCAACTCGGCAGCAGGTACGATCCCCGCTACGGTAACAACGGACGCCAGCGGCCGTGCATCTTTCAACTACACGTTCCTCAAGTCGAGCGCGCAATGGATTGTGACCCGTATTCGCGCGACAACCCAGGTACAAGGCACTCAGGCTACGGCACAGTCCGTGTTCCGCCTGCCGGTCCTGGCCAAGGATGTCAGCCCGACTTGCACGCTGCCACCGTCGCCGTACAACTCGTACTACAGCGGTATCTAA
- a CDS encoding MGMT family protein, whose product MPSSRLTADRKAPASSIYAAMLAVVAQIPPGRVATYGQIARLAGFPRNARMVGRALAQSGTDVPWHRVVNHQGAISHRGLDGHDDLQRVLLEAEGVEFEANGVIKLKKWGWMS is encoded by the coding sequence TTGCCCTCGTCCCGCCTTACCGCTGATCGCAAAGCGCCTGCGTCTTCCATCTATGCAGCCATGCTCGCCGTGGTTGCGCAGATTCCTCCTGGCCGTGTCGCAACCTACGGCCAGATTGCAAGGCTGGCTGGTTTTCCACGTAACGCCAGAATGGTGGGGAGGGCGCTGGCCCAGTCTGGTACGGATGTCCCCTGGCACCGCGTAGTGAATCACCAGGGGGCAATCAGCCATCGCGGGCTGGATGGCCATGACGACCTGCAGCGGGTGCTGCTGGAAGCGGAAGGCGTAGAGTTTGAAGCAAATGGCGTGATCAAACTGAAAAAATGGGGATGGATGTCTTGA